The following coding sequences lie in one Burkholderia cepacia genomic window:
- a CDS encoding DUF1835 domain-containing protein — MSTIHVIQGGTAAASLREALAQAGRDERVVGLLDDLGVGPLKGADETPDTRAAFWHHVLGDQIPDWNAEIEDEFARLDQLAMESGQVVVWHAPSVGDKLLLRRVAYHLRNVPQRLNEVRLSAADFDSTQRAALSRTDQACSTGMFSPAELARKRPVAAPISVLRIGRLALEWQEAKHLNAELRYWVSNTIKSGHYADLDALIVSRAEADWLPARRLVGSIMAAADRGGLFVSDSIAWWRCRELAAAGRLELQDDAPDALSSTQVRTARAALAHR; from the coding sequence ATGAGTACCATTCATGTGATTCAGGGCGGCACCGCCGCCGCGTCGCTGCGCGAGGCACTCGCGCAAGCCGGACGCGACGAGCGCGTCGTCGGATTGCTCGACGATCTCGGCGTCGGACCGCTCAAGGGCGCCGACGAGACGCCCGACACGCGCGCCGCCTTCTGGCACCACGTGCTCGGCGACCAGATCCCCGACTGGAACGCGGAAATCGAGGATGAATTCGCTCGTCTCGACCAGCTCGCGATGGAGTCGGGCCAGGTGGTCGTGTGGCACGCGCCGAGCGTCGGCGACAAGCTGCTGCTGCGCCGCGTCGCCTACCACCTGCGCAACGTACCGCAGCGCCTGAACGAGGTACGGCTGTCGGCCGCCGATTTCGACTCGACGCAACGCGCGGCGCTGTCGCGCACCGACCAGGCCTGCTCGACCGGGATGTTCTCGCCCGCGGAACTGGCGCGCAAACGCCCGGTGGCCGCGCCGATCTCGGTGCTGCGCATCGGCCGCCTCGCACTCGAATGGCAGGAGGCGAAACACCTGAACGCCGAACTGCGCTACTGGGTCAGCAACACGATCAAGAGCGGCCACTACGCCGATCTCGACGCGCTGATCGTCTCGCGCGCGGAAGCCGACTGGCTGCCCGCACGACGCCTCGTCGGCAGCATCATGGCTGCCGCCGACCGCGGCGGGCTGTTCGTCAGCGATTCGATCGCCTGGTGGCGCTGCCGCGAACTCGCGGCCGCCGGCCGGCTCGAGCTGCAGGACGACGCGCCCGACGCCCTCTCTTCCACGCAGGTGCGCACGGCCCGCGCGGCTCTCGCGCACCGCTAA
- the paaE gene encoding 1,2-phenylacetyl-CoA epoxidase subunit PaaE encodes MATPQFHPLRIRDVRPETADAVTVSFDVPPELRDAYRFTQGQFVTLKTHIDGEETRRSYSICVGTTDYDRDGELRIGIKRVRGGRFSNFAFDSLKAGHTIDVMTPDGRFFTHLNADHGKQYVAFSGGSGITPVLAIVKTTLELEPRSTFTLIYGNRSVDAIMFAEELEDLKNRYMNRFVLYHVLSDDLQDVELFNGVLDQAKCAEFLDTLTPADAIDEAFICGPAPMMDAAEAALKAAGVPQAKVHVERFGTPLPQAGAPVVEITDQTPAADLEIVLDGKKRKLRLPYQGVSLLDVGLRAGLALPYACKGGVCCTCRAKVIEGEVRMEKNYTLEEHEVKDGFVLTCQCHPISDKVVVSYDER; translated from the coding sequence ATGGCGACCCCGCAATTTCATCCGCTGCGTATCCGCGACGTGCGGCCAGAGACCGCCGACGCCGTGACCGTCTCCTTCGACGTGCCGCCCGAGCTACGCGACGCGTACCGCTTCACGCAGGGCCAGTTCGTCACGCTGAAGACCCACATCGACGGCGAGGAAACGCGCCGCTCGTATTCGATCTGCGTCGGCACGACGGACTACGACCGTGACGGCGAACTGCGCATCGGCATCAAGCGCGTGCGCGGCGGCCGCTTCTCGAACTTCGCGTTCGACTCGCTGAAGGCTGGCCACACGATCGACGTGATGACGCCGGACGGCCGCTTCTTCACGCACCTGAACGCCGATCACGGCAAGCAGTACGTCGCGTTTTCCGGCGGCTCGGGGATCACGCCGGTGCTCGCGATCGTGAAGACGACGCTCGAACTCGAGCCCCGCAGCACGTTCACGCTGATCTACGGGAACCGCAGCGTCGACGCGATCATGTTCGCGGAGGAGCTCGAGGACCTGAAGAACCGCTACATGAACCGCTTCGTCCTGTATCACGTGCTATCGGACGACCTGCAGGACGTCGAGCTGTTCAACGGCGTGCTCGACCAGGCGAAATGCGCGGAATTCCTCGATACGCTGACGCCGGCCGATGCGATCGACGAAGCGTTCATCTGCGGCCCCGCGCCGATGATGGACGCCGCCGAAGCCGCGCTGAAGGCGGCCGGCGTGCCGCAGGCGAAGGTGCATGTCGAGCGCTTCGGCACGCCGCTGCCGCAAGCCGGCGCACCGGTCGTCGAGATCACCGACCAGACACCGGCCGCCGACCTCGAAATCGTGCTCGACGGCAAGAAACGCAAGCTGCGCCTGCCGTACCAGGGCGTGAGCCTGCTCGACGTCGGCCTGCGCGCGGGCCTCGCGCTGCCGTACGCGTGCAAGGGCGGCGTGTGCTGCACGTGCCGCGCGAAGGTGATCGAGGGCGAGGTGCGGATGGAGAAGAACTACACGCTCGAGGAGCATGAAGTGAAAGACGGCTTCGTGCTCACGTGCCAGTGCCACCCGATCAGCGACAAGGTCGTCGTGAGCTACGACGAGCGTTGA
- the paaD gene encoding 1,2-phenylacetyl-CoA epoxidase subunit PaaD, translating into MSVQTAAPAHAAPAVRHDDPLLARAWDVLEAVPDPEIPVVSIRELGILRDVRRADDGQLEVVITPTYSGCPAMSQIAEDIAAALQAAELPPHRIETVLAPAWTTDWITEEARDKLRAYGIAPPVGQCGSAAPRENVVRFVPRPVAAPTCPRCGSARTERLAQFASTACKALYRCVDCREPFDYFKPY; encoded by the coding sequence ATGTCCGTCCAGACCGCTGCCCCTGCCCACGCCGCACCCGCCGTGCGCCACGACGATCCGCTGCTCGCCCGTGCGTGGGACGTGCTGGAAGCCGTGCCCGATCCGGAGATCCCGGTCGTGTCGATCCGCGAGCTCGGCATCCTGCGCGACGTCCGCCGCGCGGACGACGGCCAGCTCGAAGTCGTGATCACGCCGACCTACTCGGGCTGCCCGGCCATGTCGCAGATCGCCGAGGACATCGCCGCCGCGCTGCAGGCCGCCGAACTGCCGCCGCACCGGATCGAGACGGTGCTCGCGCCCGCCTGGACGACCGACTGGATCACGGAGGAAGCGCGCGACAAGCTTCGCGCGTACGGCATCGCGCCGCCGGTCGGCCAGTGCGGCAGCGCCGCACCGCGGGAAAACGTCGTGCGTTTCGTGCCGCGGCCGGTCGCGGCGCCCACCTGCCCGCGCTGCGGCTCCGCCCGCACCGAGCGTCTCGCGCAATTCGCGTCCACGGCCTGCAAGGCGCTGTATCGCTGCGTCGACTGCCGCGAACCCTTCGACTACTTCAAACCCTATTAA
- the paaC gene encoding 1,2-phenylacetyl-CoA epoxidase subunit PaaC, with protein sequence MTITPEHLSYVLRLADNALILGQRNAEWCGHGPILEEDIALTNMSLDLIGQSRMLYTHAAELERQLNGATKTEDDYAYFRTEREFANFTLAELPHYGPVSGTAHADKDYAVTIVRNFLYAALMLHVWSALETSTDPQLAAIAAKSVKETRYHVQHAREWLVRLGDGTDASHRRAQDALDYLMPYTREFFAADAIDDAIAALGIGPAPAAIEAAWRADVDDALVEATLALPAPVKHVTTGKQGEHSEHMGYLLAEMQSLARQHPGATW encoded by the coding sequence ATGACGATCACGCCCGAACACCTCTCCTACGTGCTGCGCCTCGCGGACAACGCGCTGATCCTCGGTCAGCGCAACGCCGAATGGTGCGGCCACGGCCCGATCCTCGAGGAAGACATCGCGCTCACCAACATGAGCCTCGACCTCATCGGCCAGTCGCGCATGCTGTATACGCACGCGGCCGAGCTCGAGCGCCAGCTCAACGGCGCGACGAAGACCGAGGACGACTACGCGTACTTCCGCACCGAGCGCGAATTCGCGAACTTCACGCTCGCCGAGCTGCCGCACTACGGCCCGGTCTCCGGCACCGCGCACGCCGACAAGGACTACGCGGTGACAATCGTGCGCAACTTCCTGTACGCGGCGCTGATGCTGCACGTATGGAGCGCGCTGGAAACGTCGACCGACCCGCAGCTCGCCGCAATCGCCGCGAAATCGGTGAAGGAAACCCGCTATCACGTACAGCACGCACGCGAATGGCTCGTGCGCCTCGGCGACGGTACCGACGCATCGCACCGCCGCGCGCAGGATGCGCTCGACTACCTGATGCCGTACACGCGCGAATTCTTCGCGGCCGATGCGATCGACGACGCGATCGCCGCCCTTGGCATCGGCCCGGCACCGGCCGCGATCGAAGCCGCGTGGCGCGCTGACGTAGACGATGCGCTCGTCGAGGCGACGCTCGCACTGCCGGCGCCCGTGAAGCACGTGACGACCGGCAAGCAGGGCGAGCACTCGGAGCACATGGGCTACCTGCTCGCCGAAATGCAGAGCCTCGCGCGCCAGCATCCCGGCGCGACCTGGTAA